CGATCGCAAGTAAATTCAGCACAGCGAACCCATTCCAAGATCTGGGACTGCAAGGTTTGGGCAATCATTCCCCCTAATGTCGGCAGTTGTCCTGCTGCCAGCACCATGATGTTGGCTAGGGTTAAGTAAACCCCGTGGTCACATTTCAAGTGCCCTAACTCGTGAGCAATCACCGCTTGAATTTCTTCGGGATTCAGTAGTTCTAGCAAAGAGGTATGAACGACGATGAAGGGCTGTCTCCCCCGAATCGCAAACGTGTAAGCATTGGGGACAGGATGTTGCCGAATATAGAGCTGAGGCAATTCCAGATCAAGAATTTTGCAAGCTTCGATCAGCAGTTGGTGCAGGTGCGGCAGTTGTTGATCGCTGACCAAAATGCTGGAGGCAATATTGTCGAGGTAAAAAACTTGTTCGGCTAGCGGCCCTAGCAAACTCCGAATCATCAAATCCAGCCCAGGCAACTGCTTGAGGGCTTGGGTTGCTTCTAAATCGAGTGGATGACGAAATTGATCCGCCTTCAAGCCAATTAAAGGAGTCTTTGCAGGAGACATGCTGGGGCAGCCACAAAAAGTGAGGTTAAGACAAGCTTCTGAGCAAGCCGCACAGCAAATACGAGTTGCATGGCGATCGCTTACCACCGATGCTTCACACCGATACATAGCTAGTATAACGAGATTGCTCCTAGCCTGCGGAAGCCAAGAGCAATCAAGATCCAGCCTCACTCAGCGCAAACGTGGCTAGGAATGTAACTGTGGCTAGGGGTTAATTAGGCGCGATCGGGGTTAGTGGAGCTACCTCAACCTCAGTAGTCGAGTCTCCTTGAAGACGCTGCAACTTCACCCCCAGTTTTTGGAGCTTCGTGTCGAGGTTTTCATAGCCCCGATCCAAATGGTGTAATCCTTGAATCGTGGTTTTACCCTCTGCGGCCAAAGCAGCCACCACCAAAGCAGCCGATGCTCTTAAATCGGTTGCGACTACAGGAGCCCCAGAGAGCGTCGGGACTCCCCGAATCACGGCGTGATTGCCCTTCACCCGAATATCAGCTCCCATGCGATTCAGCTCAGCCACATGGCGCAGGCGGTTTTCAAACACCGTTTCTGTAACGATGCTATCGCCCTCACTGACGGTCAGCAAAGCCATAAACTGAGCTTGCATATCCGTAGGAAAACCTGGATAGGGTAGGGTCTCAATATCAGTGGCGGTCAGG
This region of Trichocoleus desertorum NBK24 genomic DNA includes:
- a CDS encoding M48 family metalloprotease produces the protein MYRCEASVVSDRHATRICCAACSEACLNLTFCGCPSMSPAKTPLIGLKADQFRHPLDLEATQALKQLPGLDLMIRSLLGPLAEQVFYLDNIASSILVSDQQLPHLHQLLIEACKILDLELPQLYIRQHPVPNAYTFAIRGRQPFIVVHTSLLELLNPEEIQAVIAHELGHLKCDHGVYLTLANIMVLAAGQLPTLGGMIAQTLQSQILEWVRCAEFTCDRAALLVTQDPKVVASLLMKLTGGSPTLASKLNLDAFLAQARSYDDVSNSDLGELLKQAQVAPLTHPVPVIRAREIDRWAGSKTYQTLLQNGKNEYNSETASKGGWRNW